The Terriglobales bacterium region AAAGACGAATCCACCGGGATCATCTTCATCGAGCAGCTTTATCCCTGGCCCGAAGCGGAACTCACAGCAGAGCTGCAGAAGCACTCGAACGCCACTGAGATCGTCTGGGTTCAGGAAGAGCCGGCCAACATGGGCGCGAATTGGTTCGTGGTCCCACGGCTCCGGCGCATTTCCGGCGGACGTCCCGTGCTCACCGTCAAGCGCTCAGCAGCAGCCAGTCCTGCGACTGGTTCAGCCAAAGCGCATGATATGGAGCAGAAGACGCTCATTGATCTCGCATTCGGCGGAGCCAAGTAGCGCCTGATGCCAGTAACCGTTCGTGTTGATCGAAACAAGAAGCTAGTCGTCACGACCTACATAGGAGAGGTGACGAACGAAGACGTCGCGCGGCAGATCGCGGAAATCGAGCGCAACGCGCCATATGAAGGCGAGTACCGTGCCATCACCGACTTCACCCAGGTAACGCACTTCGATATTTCGTCCGATCAAATCAGGCTGGTTGCAGAATCGAAATCGCCTTTGGAAAAGGCGCGGCGGGTCATGGTCGCCCCATCCGACGTGGCATATGGCACTTCGCGTATGTTTCAAATGCTCGCCGGAAAAACGCGTCCTAACATCACCGTGGTCAGAACGCTCGATGAAGCCTATGCGGCGCTGGGAATAGAGACAAAGGGTAACTAATGCCGCGGGTGTCGCAGAACCTAAGCTCGCTACAATGAACCTATGAACAAGATGATCATCTCCAACCTCGTACACCGGCCGATCCGGTCACTGATCAGCGTTGTGGCCGTCGCGGTGGAGGTGACGCTAATGCTTGTGATCGTTGGGCTAATGTTCGGCATGCTCAACGACAATAAACAGCGTACGGCAGGCATTGGGGCGGACGCATTTGTGCGTCCGCCGGGTTCGTCGGGAATTATGGCTGCGAGCGGCGCGCCTGCCTCGATAAAGATCGCAGACGTGCTGCGAAAACTTCCTCACGTCAACGCTGTTGCTCCGGTCGTGCTCCAGACTGTAACCAGCGGAGCTGTTGAAACCATCTACGGTATTGATCTAACTACATGGAACCAGTTAGGGTCGCCGTTTCGTTACATCGCCGGCGGTCCTTTCCAGGGCCCAAACGACATCATTGTGGATGACTATTTCGCCAATTCGGCTCACTTGAAGGTCGGCGACACGACAAACGTGCTGGCTCACAATTTCCGAATTTCGGGAATCGTGGAGCATGGAAAAGGCGGTCGCAAATTTCTTCCTATTCAGACTCTGCAGCAGTTGACCGGCGCCGAGGGCAAGGCCTCAATTTTTTACGTAAAGCTGGACGATCCCAAGAACTACGACGTTTTCAAAAGCGAAGTAGGCAACGTTCCGGGCATGAGCCAGTATGTCGTTACCTCAATCCAGGAGTGGCTCAGTCTTGTTACTCCAGAACGGCTCCCTGGATTTTCCATCACGATCAAAGTAGTGATTGGCATTGCGGTTTGCATCGGCTTCATTGTCATTTTTCAATCCATGTATACGGCCGTCATGGAACGCACTCGCGAAATCGGAATACTGAAATCTCTGGGCGCTTCGAAAGCCTATATTGTGAATGTCATTCTTCGCGAGACCATCGTCCTGGTCATTGCTGGGATCATTCTGGGAATTGGAATCAGCTTTGCTACACAGGCTGCCTTACTCGCAAAGTTTCCAACGATAACCGTTCAGGTTGGTGCGGAGAACTGGTTGTGGAAGGCGGCTGTGATTGCTCTAGTCGGCGCAATGATTGGGGCACTCTACCCCGCCTTCAAGGCTGCGCAGAAAGATCCCATCGACGCCCTGGCTTACGAATAGCACTGGCTGC contains the following coding sequences:
- a CDS encoding FtsX-like permease family protein produces the protein MNKMIISNLVHRPIRSLISVVAVAVEVTLMLVIVGLMFGMLNDNKQRTAGIGADAFVRPPGSSGIMAASGAPASIKIADVLRKLPHVNAVAPVVLQTVTSGAVETIYGIDLTTWNQLGSPFRYIAGGPFQGPNDIIVDDYFANSAHLKVGDTTNVLAHNFRISGIVEHGKGGRKFLPIQTLQQLTGAEGKASIFYVKLDDPKNYDVFKSEVGNVPGMSQYVVTSIQEWLSLVTPERLPGFSITIKVVIGIAVCIGFIVIFQSMYTAVMERTREIGILKSLGASKAYIVNVILRETIVLVIAGIILGIGISFATQAALLAKFPTITVQVGAENWLWKAAVIALVGAMIGALYPAFKAAQKDPIDALAYE